In a genomic window of Parafrankia discariae:
- a CDS encoding ROK family glucokinase: MTTGSATAPEGDGDLAIGVDVGGTKVAAGVVDAQGRMLASARRPTPSHAPAEVADAIAELVAGLRQEYDVRAVGIGAAGWIDRDRSTVLFAPNLAWRDEPLREDVAQRVGLPVVVENDANAMAWAEYRFGAGRGQTDLVCVTVGTGIGGGIVLDGRLHRGAFGIGAEMGHMQLVPGGHLCGCGNRGCWEQYASGRALVRVAQEMATASPEAARQMLDGRTVEELSGPDVTAAAQDGDPAAVKCFEEIGHWLGQGLASLTAILDPGRFVIGGGVSDAGELLVGPARAQYRAGLSGRGHRPEADVVVATLGSSAGIVGAADLARR; the protein is encoded by the coding sequence GTGACCACCGGGTCAGCGACCGCCCCCGAGGGGGACGGCGACCTGGCGATCGGAGTCGACGTCGGCGGGACGAAAGTCGCCGCCGGTGTCGTCGACGCCCAGGGCAGGATGCTGGCCTCCGCCCGACGACCCACCCCGAGCCATGCCCCGGCCGAAGTCGCGGACGCCATCGCCGAGCTCGTCGCCGGGCTTCGCCAGGAGTACGACGTCCGCGCCGTCGGCATCGGTGCCGCGGGCTGGATCGACCGCGACCGCTCCACCGTGCTGTTCGCCCCGAACCTCGCCTGGCGCGACGAGCCGTTGCGCGAGGACGTCGCGCAACGGGTCGGGCTGCCCGTGGTCGTCGAGAACGACGCCAACGCGATGGCCTGGGCCGAGTACCGCTTCGGCGCCGGGCGCGGCCAGACCGACCTCGTCTGCGTCACCGTCGGCACCGGTATCGGCGGCGGCATCGTGCTGGACGGCCGGCTGCACCGCGGGGCGTTCGGCATCGGCGCCGAGATGGGCCACATGCAGCTGGTCCCCGGCGGCCACCTGTGCGGCTGCGGCAACCGCGGCTGCTGGGAGCAGTACGCCAGCGGACGGGCCCTCGTCCGGGTGGCCCAGGAGATGGCTACCGCGTCCCCGGAGGCGGCCCGCCAGATGCTGGACGGGCGCACCGTGGAGGAGCTGAGCGGCCCGGACGTCACCGCCGCCGCCCAGGACGGCGACCCGGCCGCGGTGAAGTGCTTCGAGGAGATCGGCCACTGGCTCGGCCAGGGCTTGGCGAGCCTGACGGCGATCCTCGACCCGGGCCGCTTCGTCATCGGCGGCGGCGTCTCGGACGCGGGGGAGCTGCTGGTCGGGCCGGCCCGCGCCCAGTACCGGGCCGGGCTGTCGGGCCGCGGGCACCGGCCGGAGGCCGACGTGGTGGTGGCCACCCTCGGCTCCTCCGCCGGCATCGTCGGCGCCGCCGACCTCGCCCGCCGGTAG
- a CDS encoding ArsA family ATPase, with amino-acid sequence MRCVLLTGKGGGGTTTVAAATATLAAQRGHRTLVVCTDPAAGLAGILDHPLGPGEVELESGLSGLQLDLRHAFAERWPQVRALISAAAPAAGVDLLEVEELAGLPGALEALTLLELRDRLESDRYDVVVVDAGPASAALRLLASPETLAWGCRRLGAPDGALARWMRPSLALPGRLTGRVAAIAGPAYEAVSWLARLARDMRALLADPVVTSVRLVLTPETAALAQARRTLSALALHGIGVDAVVANRVIASAGGDAWRAGWAAAHRQQLIEIGEFVAPLPVLTAAYRAGEPLGLEELAAFGAAAYGDLDPAAVLSAHRSGEGAAPRVERTEGGYAMSFGLPFVDRSEVDLTRVGDDLVVSVGAHRRLVPLPAALRRCDVSGARLADERLVVSFVPDPAQWVRA; translated from the coding sequence GTGCGATGTGTGCTCCTGACGGGCAAGGGTGGTGGTGGGACCACCACCGTGGCGGCGGCGACGGCGACCCTCGCGGCCCAGCGCGGCCACCGGACGCTCGTGGTCTGCACCGACCCGGCGGCGGGCCTGGCCGGCATCCTCGACCATCCGCTCGGCCCGGGTGAGGTCGAGCTCGAGTCCGGGCTGTCGGGCCTCCAGCTGGACCTGCGCCACGCGTTCGCCGAACGCTGGCCGCAGGTGCGCGCGCTGATCTCGGCCGCGGCCCCCGCCGCCGGTGTCGACCTCCTGGAGGTCGAGGAGCTCGCCGGCCTGCCCGGCGCCCTGGAGGCGCTCACCCTGCTGGAGCTGCGCGACCGGCTCGAGTCGGACCGCTACGACGTCGTGGTCGTCGACGCCGGTCCGGCCAGCGCCGCGCTGCGGCTGCTGGCCAGCCCGGAGACGCTCGCGTGGGGCTGTCGCCGGCTCGGTGCCCCGGACGGCGCGCTCGCCCGCTGGATGCGCCCGTCGTTGGCGCTGCCGGGCCGGCTCACGGGTCGGGTGGCCGCGATCGCCGGGCCCGCCTACGAGGCGGTGTCGTGGCTGGCACGCCTGGCGCGGGACATGCGCGCCCTGCTCGCGGATCCCGTCGTGACCAGCGTGCGCCTGGTGCTCACCCCCGAGACGGCCGCGCTCGCCCAGGCCCGGCGGACCCTGAGCGCCCTGGCGCTGCACGGCATCGGCGTGGACGCGGTCGTCGCGAACCGGGTGATCGCCTCGGCCGGCGGCGACGCCTGGCGGGCCGGCTGGGCGGCGGCGCACCGTCAGCAGCTGATCGAGATCGGCGAGTTCGTCGCGCCGCTGCCCGTGCTCACCGCCGCGTACCGGGCCGGCGAGCCGCTCGGGCTGGAGGAGCTCGCCGCGTTCGGCGCCGCGGCCTACGGCGACCTCGACCCGGCCGCGGTGCTCAGCGCCCACCGGTCCGGGGAGGGGGCGGCCCCACGGGTCGAACGCACCGAGGGCGGCTACGCCATGTCGTTCGGCCTGCCCTTCGTGGACCGGTCGGAGGTCGACCTCACCCGGGTCGGTGACGACCTCGTCGTCAGCGTCGGCGCGCACCGGCGGCTCGTCCCGCTGCCCGCCGCGCTGCGCAGATGTGACGTGTCAGGTGCCCGGCTGGCCGACGAGCGGCTCGTCGTGTCGTTCGTCCCGGACCCGGCCCAGTGGGTGCGCGCGTGA
- a CDS encoding SRPBCC family protein, with the protein MADHAQSSIVIEARPAVIMGAIADIAAYPTWVGQIEQAEILEVGPDGRPRQARFRINAVVVKDEFVNEYTWKGDEHVSWSLVSGEAMSTQDGSYTLRDLGDGRTEVTYDLTVELKIKIPGLLRRKVQGGIVDAALKDLRKHVEKLTES; encoded by the coding sequence ATGGCGGACCACGCGCAGTCGTCGATCGTCATCGAGGCCCGGCCGGCCGTCATCATGGGGGCCATCGCCGACATCGCCGCCTACCCGACCTGGGTCGGTCAGATCGAGCAGGCCGAGATCCTCGAGGTCGGGCCGGACGGCCGCCCGCGGCAGGCACGGTTCCGGATCAATGCCGTCGTGGTGAAGGACGAGTTCGTCAACGAGTACACCTGGAAGGGCGACGAGCACGTCAGCTGGAGCCTTGTCTCCGGTGAGGCGATGTCCACCCAGGACGGTTCCTACACGCTGCGTGATCTCGGTGACGGCCGTACCGAGGTGACCTACGACCTCACCGTCGAACTCAAGATCAAGATTCCCGGCCTGCTTCGCCGGAAGGTGCAGGGCGGCATCGTCGACGCGGCGCTCAAGGACCTCAGGAAGCACGTCGAGAAGCTCACCGAGAGCTGA
- a CDS encoding metallophosphoesterase family protein: MRVHVVSDVHGRSDALPGAAAGADAFVCLGDLILFIDYFDHGRGIMGDLFGAEAVGRMIELRTEQRFDEAREWSRKLWASVEGDRADIVEAAIRRQYAAMFAAFPTPTYLTYGNVDLPHLYPDFLRDGITLLDGQTVDIGGLTFGFVGGGLRTPMNTPYEIDDETYAAKVAAVGAVDVLCCHIPPHVPELVYDTQARRFERGSVAVLEAIHETQPRYVLFGHVHQPLVAELEIGATRCVNVGHFNARGAPYVLEW, translated from the coding sequence GTGCGAGTGCATGTGGTGAGCGACGTTCACGGACGGTCGGACGCGCTCCCGGGCGCCGCCGCGGGTGCCGACGCCTTCGTCTGCCTCGGCGACCTGATCCTGTTCATCGACTACTTCGACCACGGCCGCGGGATCATGGGCGACCTGTTCGGCGCGGAGGCTGTCGGCCGCATGATCGAACTGCGCACCGAGCAGCGCTTCGACGAGGCCCGGGAGTGGTCCAGGAAGCTCTGGGCGAGCGTCGAGGGCGACCGCGCCGACATCGTCGAGGCGGCGATCCGGCGGCAGTACGCGGCCATGTTCGCCGCGTTCCCGACGCCGACGTACCTCACCTACGGCAACGTGGACCTCCCCCACCTCTACCCCGACTTCCTGCGGGACGGGATCACCCTCCTCGACGGCCAGACCGTCGACATCGGCGGGCTGACGTTCGGTTTCGTCGGTGGTGGGCTGCGCACGCCGATGAACACCCCGTACGAGATCGACGACGAGACCTACGCGGCGAAGGTGGCCGCGGTCGGCGCGGTCGACGTCCTGTGCTGCCACATCCCGCCGCACGTCCCGGAGCTGGTCTACGACACGCAGGCCCGCCGGTTCGAGCGCGGCAGCGTCGCGGTGCTGGAGGCCATCCACGAGACACAGCCGCGGTACGTGCTGTTCGGTCATGTGCACCAGCCCCTGGTCGCCGAGCTCGAGATCGGCGCGACCCGATGTGTCAACGTCGGTCACTTCAACGCGCGGGGCGCGCCGTACGTCCTCGAGTGGTAG
- a CDS encoding AMP-dependent synthetase/ligase — protein MREYTSPARVTVADDMTLSDAVFANASRIPEKVIVRHKSGGQFADVTAREFRDLVVSTAAGLAARGVRPGDRVAIMSRTRYEWTVVDYAIWVAGAVTVPIYETSSASQIEWIVSDSEAVLAVVESDANAALVATVSDQLPTLHEVLVLDGGALATLAEAGAAAGVSAEDLAAARAGVTAASIATIIYTSGTTGRPKGCELAHRALLFNAMSSAATMPEVFTEDASTLMILPLAHVLARTMQCTIINSGRCIAYAPDTTTLLADLAQVHPSFLLAVPRVFEKVHAGARAKAHAEGKGRIFDAAEATAIAYSEALDHGGPGLWLRARYALFDRLVYGRLRAAMGGQVDHCISGGAPLGSRLCHFYRGIGLVILEGYGLTESTAAATVNRPDTLKIGTVGLPLPGVTVRIADDGEILIRGDLVLSGYRNNETAAKEAIDADGFLRSGDLGSLDETGHLRITGRKKELLVTAGGKNIAPAPLEHRIQDNPLISQAMLIGDQRPFIAALITLDPDAFASWRDAHGHPSTVTPGDLATDPELLAEVQKAVDAANATVSHAESIKKFVILPNDFTVAGGELTPSLKVKRNLVLERHAAVVETIYAGARAAS, from the coding sequence GTGCGCGAGTACACCTCTCCCGCCCGAGTCACCGTGGCGGATGACATGACTCTCAGCGATGCCGTGTTCGCCAACGCGTCACGGATTCCCGAGAAGGTCATCGTCCGCCACAAGTCGGGTGGCCAGTTCGCCGACGTGACCGCGCGGGAGTTCCGCGACCTGGTGGTGAGCACGGCCGCCGGCCTCGCCGCCCGCGGCGTGCGGCCTGGGGACCGGGTCGCGATCATGAGCCGCACGCGCTACGAGTGGACGGTCGTCGACTACGCGATCTGGGTCGCCGGCGCGGTCACCGTGCCGATCTACGAGACGTCCAGCGCCAGCCAGATCGAGTGGATCGTGTCGGACTCGGAGGCCGTTCTCGCCGTCGTCGAGTCCGACGCCAACGCCGCCCTCGTCGCCACGGTGAGCGACCAGCTTCCCACCCTGCATGAGGTCCTCGTCCTGGACGGCGGCGCGCTCGCCACCCTGGCCGAGGCCGGGGCCGCCGCCGGTGTCAGCGCGGAGGACCTCGCCGCCGCACGGGCCGGCGTGACCGCGGCCAGCATCGCCACGATCATCTACACCTCCGGCACCACCGGACGACCGAAGGGCTGCGAGCTCGCCCACCGCGCGCTGCTGTTCAACGCGATGAGCTCCGCGGCGACCATGCCGGAGGTGTTCACCGAGGACGCGTCCACGCTGATGATCCTGCCGCTGGCCCACGTGCTGGCGCGGACGATGCAGTGCACCATCATCAACAGCGGGCGCTGCATCGCCTACGCGCCGGACACCACCACGCTGCTGGCGGACCTGGCGCAGGTCCACCCGAGTTTCCTGCTCGCCGTCCCGCGGGTCTTCGAGAAGGTGCACGCCGGCGCCCGGGCGAAGGCGCACGCCGAGGGCAAGGGCCGGATCTTCGACGCCGCCGAGGCCACCGCCATCGCCTACAGCGAGGCGCTCGACCACGGCGGGCCCGGCCTGTGGCTGCGCGCCCGGTACGCGCTGTTCGACCGCCTCGTCTACGGCAGGCTGCGGGCCGCGATGGGTGGCCAGGTCGACCACTGCATCAGCGGCGGCGCGCCGCTGGGCTCCCGGCTCTGCCACTTCTACCGAGGCATCGGGCTGGTGATCCTCGAGGGGTACGGGCTCACCGAGTCCACCGCGGCCGCGACGGTGAACCGGCCGGACACCCTGAAGATCGGCACGGTCGGCCTGCCGCTGCCCGGCGTGACGGTCCGCATCGCCGACGACGGCGAGATCCTCATCCGCGGCGACCTGGTCCTCAGCGGCTACCGCAACAACGAGACGGCGGCCAAGGAGGCGATCGACGCCGACGGCTTCCTGCGGTCCGGCGACCTGGGCTCCCTCGACGAGACTGGGCACCTGCGCATCACCGGCCGGAAGAAGGAGCTGCTCGTCACCGCGGGCGGCAAGAACATCGCGCCGGCACCGCTCGAGCACCGGATCCAGGACAACCCGCTGATCAGCCAGGCGATGCTGATCGGCGACCAGCGGCCGTTCATCGCCGCCCTGATCACCCTCGACCCGGACGCCTTCGCCTCCTGGCGCGACGCCCACGGGCACCCCTCGACAGTGACCCCCGGCGACCTCGCCACCGACCCGGAACTGCTCGCCGAGGTCCAGAAGGCCGTGGACGCGGCGAACGCCACCGTCTCGCACGCCGAGTCGATCAAGAAGTTCGTGATCCTGCCGAACGACTTCACCGTCGCCGGCGGCGAGCTCACCCCGAGCCTGAAGGTGAAGCGCAACCTCGTTCTGGAACGCCACGCGGCAGTTGTGGAGACCATCTACGCGGGGGCCCGGGCCGCCTCCTGA
- a CDS encoding glycosyltransferase family 4 protein, which translates to MREHGGVRVLAVTNDFPPRPGGIQAYVHNFASRLPDDEIVVYAPAWRGAAEFDAAQRFPVVRHPTSLMLPTPDVFRRAREIARSEKCDTLWFGAAAPLGLLGARLRRDLDARRVLASTHGHEVGWAALPGARQLLRRIGSTTDVITYLTDYTRGRLGPAFGPHPDLARLPSGVDPTLFRPGEGRDETRGRYGLGGRPVVVCVSRLVPRKGQDMLIRALPALRRRIPGTALLLVGGGPYRQELTRLARENDVAEHVVFTGSVPWAELPAHYAAGDVFAMPCRNRRAGLEVEGLGIVFLEASATGLPVVAGRSGGAPDAVLDQRTGVVVDGRDPRALTRAVGDLLADPDRARSMGTAGRAWVELRWRWDVLAADLRDLLLA; encoded by the coding sequence ATGCGGGAGCATGGCGGCGTGCGGGTGCTCGCTGTGACCAATGATTTCCCTCCGCGGCCCGGTGGCATCCAGGCGTATGTGCACAATTTCGCCTCGCGGTTGCCCGACGACGAGATCGTGGTGTATGCCCCTGCCTGGCGGGGGGCCGCCGAGTTCGACGCGGCGCAGCGGTTCCCGGTGGTGCGCCACCCGACGTCGCTGATGCTGCCCACGCCGGACGTCTTCCGCCGCGCGCGGGAGATCGCCCGGTCGGAGAAGTGCGACACGCTGTGGTTCGGCGCTGCGGCCCCGCTGGGCCTGCTCGGGGCGCGGCTACGCCGGGATCTCGACGCCCGCCGGGTGCTGGCCAGCACCCACGGCCACGAGGTGGGCTGGGCCGCGTTGCCCGGTGCCCGGCAGCTGCTGCGGCGCATCGGGTCCACCACCGACGTGATCACCTATCTCACCGACTACACCCGCGGCCGCCTCGGCCCGGCCTTCGGGCCGCATCCGGACCTGGCCCGGCTGCCCAGTGGTGTCGACCCGACCCTGTTCCGGCCGGGGGAGGGCCGGGACGAGACCCGTGGTCGCTACGGGCTGGGCGGCCGTCCGGTGGTGGTCTGCGTGAGCCGGCTGGTCCCGCGCAAAGGGCAGGACATGCTGATCCGGGCGTTGCCGGCGTTGCGCCGGCGGATCCCGGGCACCGCGCTGCTGCTCGTCGGCGGTGGGCCTTACCGGCAGGAGCTCACCCGCCTCGCCCGGGAGAACGACGTCGCCGAGCACGTGGTGTTCACCGGGTCGGTGCCGTGGGCGGAGCTGCCAGCCCACTACGCGGCGGGGGACGTCTTCGCCATGCCGTGCCGCAACCGGCGCGCCGGGCTCGAGGTCGAGGGCCTCGGCATCGTCTTCCTCGAGGCCTCGGCGACCGGGCTGCCGGTGGTCGCCGGGCGCAGCGGGGGAGCCCCCGACGCGGTCCTCGACCAGCGGACGGGGGTGGTCGTGGACGGCCGCGACCCGCGCGCGCTGACCCGGGCCGTCGGCGATCTGCTGGCCGATCCGGACCGCGCCCGCTCGATGGGGACCGCCGGGCGGGCGTGGGTCGAGCTCCGCTGGCGCTGGGACGTCCTGGCCGCTGACCTGCGCGACCTGCTGCTCGCCTGA
- a CDS encoding NYN domain-containing protein has translation MNETLPVDVRAQVVAYAAETLADIAETVVPPSLVAVRRFKPSRRARLGAVPLAAAIEHDAQFRGRVAEWVRRTYPDLVTAITGEGGPPPAAPPAQVAAVAYILRLPDWEEFVEEAARSSEQAVSSARLVDAEREIDRLHQQVEAVRRLARTEQDQLRGQLDQARAEAEEARRRLRSSADRVRRAELAAREVSVAAETARDAALAAARESEAEVRRLRARVGDLETAASVTRRDTRESRGLDEARLRVLLDTLMAAANGVRRELALPTTVARPADLVGRSDSGPAFDPFSAVGGRGRSADDPAIIDDVLAIPGLHLIIDGYNVTKRGYGTLTLQAQRARLLAGLGALAGRSLDTEVTVVFDATAVVARPVGVAMPRGVRVVFSQAGELADDEIGRLVRAEPVGRPVAVVTSDREVAENCASQGARTVPSDALLARLDR, from the coding sequence ATGAACGAGACGCTGCCCGTGGACGTGCGGGCCCAGGTCGTGGCCTACGCCGCCGAGACCCTGGCCGACATCGCCGAGACGGTCGTCCCGCCGAGCCTGGTCGCCGTGCGCCGGTTCAAGCCGTCCCGCCGCGCGCGGCTGGGCGCCGTCCCGCTGGCGGCCGCGATCGAGCATGACGCGCAGTTCCGCGGCAGGGTGGCCGAATGGGTGCGTCGCACCTACCCCGACCTGGTCACCGCGATCACCGGCGAGGGCGGCCCGCCGCCGGCCGCCCCGCCCGCGCAGGTCGCGGCGGTCGCCTACATCCTGCGGCTCCCCGACTGGGAGGAGTTCGTCGAGGAGGCGGCCCGCTCGTCCGAGCAGGCGGTCTCCTCCGCGCGGCTCGTCGACGCCGAGCGCGAGATCGACCGCCTGCACCAGCAGGTGGAGGCCGTCCGCCGGCTCGCCCGGACCGAGCAGGACCAACTGCGCGGCCAGCTCGACCAGGCCCGGGCCGAGGCGGAGGAGGCCCGCCGCCGGCTGCGGTCCTCCGCGGACCGGGTCCGGCGTGCCGAGCTCGCCGCCCGGGAGGTGAGCGTGGCCGCCGAGACCGCCCGGGACGCCGCGCTGGCCGCGGCCCGGGAGAGCGAGGCCGAGGTCCGGCGGCTGCGCGCGCGGGTCGGCGACCTCGAGACCGCCGCCTCCGTGACCCGCCGTGACACCCGCGAGTCCCGCGGCCTCGACGAGGCGCGGCTGCGGGTGCTGCTCGACACGCTGATGGCCGCGGCGAACGGGGTCCGGCGGGAGCTGGCGCTGCCGACCACCGTCGCGCGCCCCGCCGACCTGGTCGGCCGCTCCGACAGCGGACCGGCCTTCGACCCGTTCTCCGCGGTCGGCGGCCGCGGGCGCTCCGCCGACGATCCGGCCATCATCGACGACGTCCTCGCCATCCCCGGCCTGCATCTGATCATCGACGGCTACAACGTCACCAAACGCGGCTACGGGACCCTGACCCTCCAGGCCCAGCGGGCCCGCCTGCTGGCCGGGCTGGGAGCCCTGGCCGGCCGCTCCCTCGACACCGAGGTCACCGTCGTCTTCGACGCGACGGCGGTGGTGGCCCGGCCGGTCGGGGTCGCGATGCCCCGCGGCGTGCGGGTCGTCTTCAGCCAGGCCGGCGAGCTGGCCGACGACGAGATCGGACGTCTCGTGCGCGCGGAGCCCGTCGGCCGACCGGTCGCCGTCGTGACCTCCGACCGCGAGGTGGCGGAGAACTGCGCCTCCCAGGGCGCCCGCACCGTCCCCTCGGACGCCCTCCTGGCCCGCCTCGACCGCTAG
- a CDS encoding DUF4352 domain-containing protein — translation MTDQTPPGQPSPGPENQETWRAPNTSWQQPPDAGGQAGAAPGSPGNPGAAGSGQGGAPSTTPPAPVPQWGTGTPGREGGGWPSTTPGGGVGGGWGTPPAGGPNPDGSWPGAGQQQWPQQGTDTPWGQPGQSGTGWQQPAGYQQGGTPGQYQQGYQQPADYQQQGYQQPPADYQQAGYQQGYQQPADYQQQGYQQGYQQPGYQQGFPQQQGNWPQPGGPPPGRPRRNPAMIIIPVAVVAVIVLGVVIALAVGGGDGSNPTATPPAVTNLGPGTVPTLTAPAVPGATTAPQQPSGPAGCTPVVPQGAPPAGALTLGGTGTVVGTASSSVSDFEAKVTLNSICSTTGPAADYSDPPVQGANYILNVTVEVVRGETSASPDDFYVQTSDGSRYDGSFTTVEPKLFTLDLKAGQKVRGNVVIDAPPGHHVLSWEPLFATQPAKFQF, via the coding sequence TTGACCGACCAGACCCCTCCTGGCCAGCCCTCCCCCGGTCCGGAGAACCAGGAGACCTGGAGGGCCCCCAACACCTCGTGGCAACAGCCACCCGATGCCGGCGGCCAGGCGGGTGCGGCGCCCGGGAGTCCCGGTAATCCCGGCGCTGCCGGCTCGGGCCAGGGCGGCGCGCCGTCCACCACGCCGCCGGCGCCCGTGCCGCAGTGGGGCACCGGTACACCGGGGCGGGAGGGCGGCGGATGGCCGTCCACCACGCCCGGCGGCGGGGTGGGCGGCGGCTGGGGCACGCCGCCGGCCGGCGGGCCCAACCCGGACGGCTCGTGGCCCGGGGCGGGACAGCAGCAGTGGCCCCAGCAGGGCACCGACACTCCGTGGGGTCAGCCAGGTCAGTCCGGCACCGGATGGCAGCAGCCCGCCGGCTATCAGCAGGGCGGCACGCCGGGCCAGTACCAGCAGGGCTACCAGCAGCCGGCCGACTACCAGCAGCAGGGCTACCAGCAGCCCCCCGCCGACTACCAGCAGGCGGGCTACCAGCAGGGCTACCAGCAGCCGGCCGACTACCAGCAGCAGGGCTACCAGCAGGGCTACCAGCAGCCCGGTTACCAGCAGGGATTCCCCCAGCAACAGGGCAACTGGCCGCAGCCCGGCGGCCCGCCCCCGGGCCGGCCCCGCCGGAATCCAGCGATGATCATCATTCCGGTGGCCGTCGTCGCGGTCATCGTCCTGGGAGTGGTGATCGCCCTCGCGGTCGGCGGTGGCGACGGCTCGAATCCGACGGCCACACCGCCGGCGGTCACGAACCTCGGACCAGGCACGGTGCCCACCCTGACGGCACCCGCCGTCCCGGGCGCCACGACGGCCCCGCAGCAGCCGTCCGGTCCCGCCGGATGCACGCCGGTCGTGCCGCAGGGCGCGCCGCCCGCCGGCGCCCTGACCCTGGGCGGGACGGGCACGGTGGTCGGGACCGCGAGCTCGTCGGTCAGCGACTTCGAGGCCAAGGTGACGCTGAACAGCATCTGCAGCACCACCGGCCCGGCCGCCGACTACTCCGATCCGCCGGTGCAGGGCGCCAACTACATCCTGAACGTGACCGTCGAGGTCGTCCGCGGCGAGACGTCGGCGTCACCGGACGACTTCTACGTCCAGACCTCGGACGGCAGCCGCTACGACGGCTCCTTCACCACGGTCGAGCCGAAGCTGTTCACCCTCGATCTGAAGGCCGGGCAGAAGGTGCGCGGCAACGTGGTCATCGACGCCCCGCCAGGTCATCACGTGCTGTCCTGGGAACCGCTGTTCGCGACGCAGCCTGCCAAGTTCCAGTTCTGA
- a CDS encoding HIT family protein, with translation MASVFTRIINGELPGRIVYSDESAVAFLSIAPVRPGHTLVVPRLEIDHWIDLPDETVRAVWGAAAVVGRAIDTVFRPRRVAAMLAGMEVPHAHIHLFPIDSESQMSFALADADPDPAMMDDVAERLRAALAEPRRV, from the coding sequence ATGGCCAGTGTCTTCACCCGGATCATCAACGGCGAGCTCCCGGGCCGCATCGTCTACTCGGACGAGTCGGCGGTGGCGTTCCTCTCCATCGCGCCGGTCCGCCCCGGGCACACGCTCGTCGTGCCGCGCCTGGAGATCGACCACTGGATCGATCTGCCCGACGAGACGGTGCGCGCGGTCTGGGGTGCCGCGGCCGTCGTCGGCCGGGCGATCGACACGGTGTTCAGGCCGCGGCGGGTCGCGGCGATGCTCGCCGGGATGGAGGTGCCGCACGCCCACATCCATCTGTTCCCGATCGACTCGGAGTCGCAGATGAGTTTCGCGCTCGCCGACGCCGATCCCGATCCGGCGATGATGGACGACGTCGCGGAGCGCCTTCGGGCGGCCCTGGCGGAGCCACGCCGGGTCTGA
- a CDS encoding VOC family protein, with protein sequence MMLRVAWFETNGIRVARISVDCTDVDTMVRFWSNALGYEVSEQGGDSAVLRHPAGAGPKLLLRRRPEPRAARGGQRPQRWAARRAGRRPEPEQDAADETGNRLHLELYAVDAERVIGWLSSLGARQLARYEADGETGFVLRDPEGNEFRVMNAGPTAFARPFA encoded by the coding sequence ATGATGCTCCGGGTGGCGTGGTTTGAGACGAACGGCATCAGGGTCGCCCGTATCAGCGTCGACTGCACCGATGTGGACACGATGGTCCGGTTCTGGTCCAACGCACTCGGTTACGAGGTGTCCGAGCAGGGCGGCGACTCGGCTGTCCTGCGCCATCCCGCCGGTGCCGGGCCCAAGCTGCTGCTCCGGCGGCGGCCCGAGCCACGGGCCGCCCGCGGCGGGCAAAGACCACAACGGTGGGCCGCGCGCCGGGCCGGCCGCCGTCCGGAACCGGAGCAGGACGCCGCGGACGAGACGGGTAACCGCCTGCACCTGGAGCTGTACGCCGTCGACGCGGAGCGGGTGATCGGCTGGCTGTCGTCGCTGGGCGCGCGCCAGCTCGCCCGGTACGAGGCCGACGGGGAGACCGGTTTCGTGCTGCGCGACCCCGAGGGCAACGAGTTCCGGGTGATGAACGCCGGGCCGACCGCCTTCGCCCGGCCGTTCGCCTGA